The region aaatattagcaactaatgtacctgaaatcaatcaaatatcatcagtatactAATCACACAACTAAACAGCAAATAGTTCACAAttagctatacacagacaaacacaagccaatgcaccaaagtgcaagcaactcaaaagccaaacatcccacaaaacaaaacaagttagtgtacaatggcaaatgacatctcaatcaaatgtgaatccacctccttaaggtattttgcttcttaacctgaaaatcacattcaaacatgagatacaagaccactaggacaagcctagggtcaaaaagaaggaaaaaagtcaaaacagcaagtgaaacatgatcaaaatcaacattaatcacatacaaagagaatccaattggtctcatgtctaaACCATACACCAAATTAATTTCACGCACAAATTAGATCAAGCTAGGCAATTATGAGTCATATAGGAGCAAACAGAAAGATCACACTCAAtcaaatacctaaacagctcaataaattccagaaaaattccagcctaaacaggacacattcaatgagctacatatcaattttcatgccatttggacaacaggaagtaggtcaatgaaaatcaaaaagtcagCAGACctccaaacaagtcaacacatggtagcaaaatgagcatcaacttcaatcacatgccaaacagtgaaaacaattaagaaatggatgggaccaaagccaaactacacctaaacatgttatgaatcactccatcaaatttcacattcatacgatatggtatgagcattcaacaacacatgtaaagtttgttacacaagaaacaacccaaagatgctaaacagcaatcaaaaatccaaatcaattagaaaatggaccaattaaatccacaaaaaatcatgttgaaagttaacatacgtattgtatctcatgcaaaaaatcagagctataggcctaatggaagcatggtaaattaattcatgaactcagcatatcataatgtgacacatattgtcacactcaaaaagaaaaaatcatatctacaaatccagagatccaaaaatcacaaatgatatgccaaaatctccagaaatgtgtcaaaaatcaccatatgaaatttcattaattttggataatgtatgagtatttggtgattaaaatggcaaaacatacaattatgtcacacatgtcaaagatcaatataccattccaaaattttaccaggcacaacttacactactatgcctaaaaaaaagtagataaaatttggaaactaacaaaaaaatcccacctaatttggactaatattgaattttttatgaattttttaagtttgTAATATTTATTGGAATAATCATTTAATGTTATACGAATTTATTAATTTAAGCTACAGCAGGTGGCATTTCTATGAATATCCAAAACGCATGTGCAGTACTTCATTCACTACGTGGCGCAGTGTGGTTGGTGGACTTAGGAGGGAAACACATTTTTGAATGCGCGGCCAAGGCTACCGGATTGAACAGGGAAAAAATCCAGAAAAGCTTCGGTGTTCTTCGCGGTTCTTCGTTCTTCCATTTGCAGCTTCGGTTACGGGAAATTCTTCACCAAATCGCGCGAACCTTATACCGTTGCGATCGTCTCTCCATGTAGATTACGTATATGGCAACGCTTTTGGCTAAAGATTAACGTATAAAAAGATCCGATCGAAAGAAGCTTTGACGCATAAACTTTAAATCCAAATATCTCCATGAATACTCGACGAAATTACGTGATTCAAACGGCAAAATGTTCTACATTCAACGCACTACAAGATGCATATAACAATTGCGTGAATTAACGAGTTCGAAATTTCACCTTCTTGGAGTGGCGGCGCGAAATCTTTGCGTATTTAACTCCAATTCACAAAAACAGATGTAGTAGATTGATTATGGAGGTGATTGATGGTGAAAATCCAGCTCATAAGTGCTTGAATCCGAAGAAAATTGCAGCTGCCACGGAAGAACTCAAGCTTCCAACAATGGAGTTCTTGTGCGAATCTTGCTTAAAATGCCGAAAACAGAACTCTACCGATGCCTGCAGATGAAGATTATACCAAAAACAAGCACAAACAATGGTGAATTATGGATGAAATGGTGAAAAAATGCTTATGTGAAATTGTGAAAAAgtggagaaaaagtgagagaatttggagattttTTGGATGAATCTGAAAAAATGATTAGTGCCTCATGAATACAGTTgcaattatctatttataccaatgcttaatcacaaattaattaagattagcaaaatgtacatgattagtgttaatgtgcaattttcaagtatgtggccaaaatgcccttccTTAATGCAGCTCATTTTCTGTCCAAATTTGGttcaaacaagtcacaaatgatatttagaaattgttgcaaaaagccccatgccaaaattccaaatattttgaaagttggaccattttgcccttggattttaattagtgcacttgaaaaatggcatttttatgtgaatgcttttggcaaaatgtggtgatggattatgaaagtacacattaaatgtgatttgctcaaagaagaaccatccaatttggccactccatgtgcaagttatgccactttgatttcgggcattttctgaaaatgattggaccatatcttgctaaccacacatgggaatttcaagttcttggactttttggaatggtgagatcaagatcttcaactttcatgttggaccaaattccatttgaagcttgtatgatgaagtaattttgaggagaaaaagtttccattttgggcagctagaattacaggtcacctgctgtttttggaaacttctgatctgacctccaaatcttcaaccttggtctttgatatgtcaaatgagacttatatggacatgaatgagacctttcaaaccatctcacaccttccaatccataaaatcaggcacagttgaccacagttgactttctatggttccagctgaaattcagcttgactgatgacttctgagcatccaatatttgtccaaatcacttcacaatgatccttagaccatatgaacctgataaatcaaccatagggctttgttccaatgaaaatagcacTGGCTTGCTggattgactgattctcctgatcagtttgacctaatttgtcagctgagcttgcacttgggccaatggacaatgcaatgttatgcagtagacattgttaatgctatgacctaatatgaaatgaatgtacaaaatggtagggtgcaaatttgaggtgttatagtgggcaggcacctgtctgaagccctccttaagaggcaatgcttgtgtttgtttatttttgtgccaagcaggaaaagtcctcttatgaggcaattggcagataaaagagatgtgtaatccatctcctgctattcagtgtgtcatccactttgctcacaccttgtgttgatgcattgtggatattaacccaagatctttgttgtgtcagtcatatgtggagaagagttccaactttctgaactcccactttcatttgtctgaagctctcccaggccagggataagagctgtgaggtcttaccctcacttcccgtttcatctgcttcaccctaactctcaatgttagggttaagagctaactacacccgattcccgttggcttgtgtctcacagcctaaccttgtatgagcccaattgtgtgcatatagtgtgtgtgcttgctttttgtgcttgtgttgtttgactgtgctgtttaggatagcttgctgcctgtgcaagttagatagaaacctcaacctaggaccatggtggattgcatgataactattaggctcgagtcagtctcccttttagtttgtcatttcccagtctctggttaggagaagtttctcccctgttaaggggaactacgttgccctgatcctcataccagatgaggtacgtaggtaggaggtcgtacgagatctctccgggcaccttttttctttttgagtgtgtttgcttgacagttattaggctcgagtgccagactccctattaacttgtctGTTGGTcaaccttcttgtgtgtgttaggagatggatgtaagaccagcgattgacattccgtatcctattggtgtttgtttgtgtggagtctgacgtaagtccagcgattggcagtcggtttcccgtgtgtgtttgttggttcggagtctgatgtaagtccagtgattggcattcggtttccatgtttgcctgtttgtgtggagtctgacgtaagcccagcgattggcagtcggtttcctgtgtggttttggTTCGGCGTGCATGAaccgaactacggtagctctgattctcattccagatgagatacgtaggcataggatgcgatatcctagcgagcccgttcccctcttttcccacctgtgttgtttccagtgtgtgtgtgcattcttttgagcagtgtttagcaacctttcttctattcttttgagcgtggatcccgtcgagtacgacggatgcgtaggggtgctaataccttcccttcgcataaccgactcccgatcccatctctctttggtcgcgagaccatgtcttttccaggtttacctcgagcgtttcctttccctctttgggataaataacgcacggtggcagctctatttattttgttttttcccgtcggttgtttttcgTGGTTGCGACACCGAAATAGCTCCAATTTAAGCGGTTTGGTGAAAATGTCGGCTATATGTTGCCTTGTACCACAAAACTGAAGTTGCACAACTCCATCATTCACTAGCTCTCGTAAGAAATGGTAGCGCACATCAATGAGCTTGCTCCTGCCGTGCATCACCGGATTCCTCGCCAACTTAATTGTTGAGCTATTGTTACAAAAGATGACAGTACTCTCACTGCCCATATAGCCAATCTTCTTTAGCACCCGTTACATCCATATTGCTTGACAACTACTTCCTGCAGCTGCAATGAATTCAGCTTCGGTTGTGCTTAGTGTTACGATCGGCTGCTTTCGAGAAGACCAAGTCACAGCTTCTCCACTTAGCATAAAAACATAGTTTGAGGTGCTTCTTCTATCTTCCATTGATCCGGCATAATCGTTGTCAGTAAAACTAATCAACTCATGACTTCCTCCCCTTCTGTAAAGAATACCAAACGTTGTTGTACCTTGCAAGTAACGTAGAATTCTCTTGGCTGCCGAATGATGAACTTCTGTAGGCCTTGACATATACCTGCTTAATAAGCTTACTGCATACATTATATCCGGACTCGTAGCGGTCAAGTACATCATGCTCCCAATCAGCTGCTTGAAGAATGAACCATCCATCTCaataccattttcatctttggagattttgAATCCTGGAACCATTGGATTTTCAACGAAATTGCTATGCTCCATTCCAAAACTCCTCAACACTTCCATCACGTACTTCGCCTGACTGATGAATATACCACCATCAAACTGAACTACCTCAATACCAAGAAAATACTTCATCTTACCTAAGTCTGTCATATCAAATTCCTTCATCATGGACTCTTTGAATTCAACCATCATATTCTCATCATCTCCGGTATAAATTAAATCATCAACATACAAGCTAATGATTAAATGTTTACCTTGTTTGTTGACTTTGGTAAACAAAGTTTGCTCGCTATCCTCCTTCCCAAAACCTTCCTTTCTGAAATATGATCCAATCCGGATGAACCATGCTCGTGGTGCCTGCTTGAGTCCGTACAAAGCTTTGTTGAGTTAGTACACCTTATGTTCCTCATTCTTTATTTCATAACCTCTTGGCTACTCCACGTACACATTCTCAATTAACTTCCCGTGAAGGAAAGCTGATTTCACGTCCAGCTGAAACACACACCGTCTTCTTTGTGCTGCAAGTGCTAAAATCATTTGAACTGTGTCCATGCGAGCTACGGGAGCATATACTTCTTCATCAACTCCGTATTCATGAGCATACCCTTTTGCGACCAAGCGAGCCTTGTGTTTATCCACTTCTCTGAGCTCATTCAATTTTGTTTTTTACACCCATTTGACTCCTATTCTTTTAGATCCTTTAGGAAGCTCAATAAGATCCCATGTTTCATTCTTCCCAATTGATCTCATTTCGGTATCCATGGTTGTTCTCCATTTCTCCTCCTTTACTGCTTCGTCAAACGAAATTGGATCAGAATGGACAGCACTAGCAAACAAGGCTAAGTGAGTTTGTACCTCTTCCCCTTCATCTGAAAGACCATCACTAGAGACAAAATCATTCAAATATGTTGGTGATCTTCTAACTCGGGGTGTCATCGGAGGAGCCGTTTCATCTTCTTCATTGCCATCACTGGATTCGTCCCTCACCGGAGAAGCTATGTTTTCTTCTTCACTACCATCGTCGGAATCCTCCGCCTCTTCACCGTTGTCGTCTTCCCATTCCATATCAAACCTTCTGTCATCTTCAAAGCTCATTTCCCAGTTCCATTGTTCTTCTTCTTCGAAGATGACATCCTAGCTAATTATAATCCTCTTAGAGATAGGATTATATAGCCGATATGCCTTTGATTCTTCGCTTACCCCTAAACGAACACAACAATGGCTCTTATCCTCAAGCTTTGTTCTCCGAGTATCCGGTACATGAGCAAGTTATATACAACCAAAGATTCTCAAGTGCTCGACTGAAGGTTTCATCCCACACCAAGCTTTTTCTGGCGTCATTTCTTTCACCGATGATATGGGGCATCTATTAAGAACATAAAATGCCCAATTCACTGCTTCTGCCCAGAGTTTTCTTGGAACATTCTTCTCAACCAATAAGCTCCTCACCATATTCATCATGGTTCTGTTTTTCCGCTTAGTAACTCCATTCTAATGCGGTGTATATGCAGCAGTTAATTTCCTCTTCATCCCATTCGTTTCACAATATTCTTTGAACTCACTTGATGTGAATTCACCCCCACGATCTGTTCTGAGACATTTAATGGGCAAACCGGTTTCTTTTTCGACAACAGCTTTAAATAACTTAAAGTAAGTGAATGCATCCGACTTAAAAGCAAGAAAATACACCCATGCCTTCTTACTTTAGTCATCAATGAAGCAAATAAAATACCTCTTGCTGCCCTCTGAAACTGGAGATATTGGGCCGCAAATATCAGCGTGAACGAGCTCCAACTTTGATAATGCTCTCCATGTAATTTTCTTTGGGATTACATCTCTATGTTGTTTCCCTTTCAAACAATCGCTGCACATAATCTCACCCTCGGAAAAACTTGGCAAGCCTCTCACCATGCCCTTTGTTTGCAAAGTCTTCAATCCTTTGTAGTTGAGATGACCGAATCTTTGATGCCATAAATGAGCCACCTCTTGAGTGATTACTTGGAGACACTTTTCATCTCTTTCCTGTTTGACTGATCGAGTGCTCGATAGCAACACAAACATTCGATTGGCAGCCATGGTGGTTTTGAAAATCAATCCCTTTGTGTGGTGATAAATCTGGCACATATTTAACTGCATCAGTATAGCCAAACCCCTTTCTTGCAGCTTTCCTAACACTGAGAAGATTATTCTTCAACCCCGATACATAATACACATCCATGTACAAGGTGATTCACTCCTTTTACGGTCAATCGAACACTTCCCTTTCCAACAACATTCATGCTTGCATAATTCCCCAATCTTACCACACTGTTGAACCCCTTTTCTAAATCACAGAAGAGAGATGAATCACCACACATGTGATTGCTACATCCAGAGTCAATAAACCATACGTCGTCTCGACCACCTCcaagtgtaacacccttctaaaatacccctaatatataattaaaataacaacatatcaatcagagtaaagatgcaattaagggtgtcacacaaccacttcacaccataataactgtcatgcttctttatttaatccaaataaacatttttgcataattcgcagcggatagaaatcaaatcaaccaatcaaaacatataacatattacatgtaaaatgggtcaacaaccaacaataaaacaattaaaacatcccgtcccgatgttacatctatcagagaatgacccactaaggagactacactagactccaagcactagcttctactcaatcactgctcgttacctgaaaaatagttgtaagggtgagttcctcaatcgatataataagcattataaaatatcatgcaatgttaagtaatttaacacgtttcatcacccaaatcagattacacattcagcaacggcaatatcaactcaatcatactcaacatcaacacaacacccaacacacaacacacatataatactggaatacatccattcatattttacgccatacaacaaaccaacaaaaaatgcaactctaatgagactcgactcatcatgcatgtggtaccattcggagtaaaactcccaacttaaaatcattgccattttattgggcatcaaggcataagccttcaactttcaacttaaaatttgccaatccaggccaacgtggtgtgagcaaagctccgacttaatgcatatgaatttacATGACATACACAACTTTAAATTCCCACAACATAATAacaatagcaacacaacaatattttcaacacaatcaacttaaaatcaactttggctcaccaagcctacaactcagaATCTTTTACAACTGTCCGTACACGGAAACAACTTCACACTCATtcatacttgtatcaacacttcataacataaacccaacaaaattactcatcacaattaactataataggccaatcaccaattatgttcacaacattaaaatatcaatttttccaatttccaacagtgttaaccggttaatgccctgggttaaccggttaacgcaggacagaacacgctttctggccatttacaacagtgttaaccggttaacgccctgggttaaccggttaacgcagacagaacagcaatttttcacaaattacaacagtgttaaccggttaacaccctgggttaaccggttaacgcaagacaaacagCAATATTCCATAAttcaatacagtgttaaccggttaacatcctgggttaaccggttaacgcaagacagaaagctg is a window of Lathyrus oleraceus cultivar Zhongwan6 chromosome 6, CAAS_Psat_ZW6_1.0, whole genome shotgun sequence DNA encoding:
- the LOC127096317 gene encoding secreted RxLR effector protein 161; this translates as MVEFKESMMKEFDMTDLGKMKYFLGIEVVQFDGGIFISQAKYVMEVLRSFGMEHSNFVENPMVPGFKISKDENGIEMDGSFFKQLIGSMMYLTATSPDIMYAVSLLSRYMSRPTEVHHSAAKRILRYLQGTTTFGILYRRGGSHELISFTDNDYAGSMEDRRSTSNYVFMLSGEAVTWSSRKQPIVTLSTTEAEFIAAAGSSCQAIWM